TCGCATCGCAATCTCCGGGACCGGATACGGTACGGGCCGGCGTTCAGGCCGCCGGCTTGTTGCGCCTGATGCCGATGGAGCGCCCGACGGCCACCGGTCGCGCCAGTTGGCGCTGCGCTTCATGCAATTGTTCTAGGGCTGCGCGCACGCTCGGCGTGAAAGCGCTGGCGCGGCGCGCGACGGTGTCGAAGTGCAGGCCCAGTTGCTCGTGGGTGGCGAGCAATTCGTCGCCGCGATACATCTCCTGGTAGAGATGCATCTTCTTGTCGTCGAAATCGAGCACGCGTGATTCGATGCGCAGTTCGTCGCCCAGCAGCGCTTCGTTCTGGAACGTGATGTGGGATTCGAGCGCGACCCAGGAATTATTCGTGCGTCGCGTGTAATCAGCGCCCATGCCGATGACCAGGGTCAAACCTTCGCCGGCATCATCGAAGGCCTTCAGGTAATAAGCGACGTTCATGTGCTCGTTGTAATCGAGCCAGTCACGGCCGACCGTCACGCGGTGTTCGCACAAGCCATTTTCCGGAAGCGTCATGCCCTGCCCTTCGAGGTTCGTCGCAGCGCGGCATTCTGCCCGAGCGCGGCGCGGGGGGTCCAGCGCGACGGCTAGACGCGATAGCGCAGGCGATAGG
The Pseudomonadota bacterium DNA segment above includes these coding regions:
- a CDS encoding thioesterase family protein: MTLPENGLCEHRVTVGRDWLDYNEHMNVAYYLKAFDDAGEGLTLVIGMGADYTRRTNNSWVALESHITFQNEALLGDELRIESRVLDFDDKKMHLYQEMYRGDELLATHEQLGLHFDTVARRASAFTPSVRAALEQLHEAQRQLARPVAVGRSIGIRRNKPAA